The window TGCTGTTGCTCACAGGACTGCAGCGCTCTAAGGACTAATATCTTCTTATATACTGCTACCAAGACCTTGTACTGTTTACTGTTCCAGATCAGCTACCGAAACATTTCTGGTCTTTGCTTCTCCGATGAAGAGAACTCTTTCCTACCCCCATATAGAAACAAAATTGGTTTAAGTAGTTTCTATTTGCCAGTCATTCAAGTGCATGAAGGGCAGTAGTGGCTGCATTCACTCCTCTTGTAACCACCCAAGATAAATAACATGgttaagaaaatgaattcactAGATTGATACAGATCACTATTGCCATTGCAAATATCcacaaatgcttttatttctaaacagaatcttccactttcttttcatgttatTCAAATATTCACTTTTGAAACTTCACATTCCTCTAGTAGTTTCCTTTAACATACTTGCTTACCTTTGCAGACAAAACCATTTGTTTGGCTTGACGTCGTGACAAATGCTCGATCATCTTCACCAGAGTTTCTGGATTTGCATTAGCTAAGTGCACTAAAGTTTTGAACCCTGCATTATAAAGTTGCTTAGCTCGTGCCTGTAAGCCAAAAATTGTGTCAGGTTATTATAAGAGGCAAAAAGAATCCTCAGTCCTAATCTCTGCACCCACCtcaaacatttatatatatatatttaatattgaTCCAGTTTCCCTTTGATTCACCTTGCCAAGAACAGCAAGCCTCGTTAGAACTGGCGCTAGCACCCCAGAAGTACTGAGTTACACCTGAAAAACCTTACACAGTTCTAAGTAAACCAGGCATCCTTACTTCCCCTGTGCCATCACAGTACTGTTTCTGCCAGCCTcattttttgtcatgttttctgcatttgctgtcaGTGACATGAATCACTGCCTTGCCTTCTTTAGAAGATTTAAATGAAACGAGAGCTCACTGTGTCTGAAAAGCATTGCCCCTATTTTTCTGCAACTTTTAATACCACCTTGTGAGCTTCCACAGAACTCCAGAAAAGACTGTACTTTCCTGTTAAAAGCttatcaatttttttatttattttttattttttatttttttgctttagtcAATTGTATCTTCTAGTTTTACACCAAGTCATGGCTGTTAGCTCACAAGGACAGGAGAGATTCTCTGGAATTTGACAGCTAAAACCAGCATGGGGGTACGTGTGATCTGCTTCTCTTTACTTGGCTTGGTCCTGTTCTGGTATAAGGATGCACTGCAGCCAAGCTGTATTTACTATATACAGAGTCTTTTGGGAgtaatttcttttgcaaaactgACAGTGATAGAACTTGTATACAAAGTTTAagtcaaaatgcatttctagGCTAGTTTTAAGAGCATTTGGTAATCCCAAGGCTCTAATAGCCTGAGCAATAAATCCTATTGGATGGAGAAGTGGTACACTGCCATCATATATTTGGTCAATCACATTTTTTCACCTATTGTTAAGACACCAAGGACTAGAAAATACTATTTGACGGCATATATATTCTTAAGCATCCAACTAAAAAGCTTACAGATGATACATGGGTATTTAGTGAAGTGTCACAGATTTCACAAAAAGTATCCATTAATTGccagcaaatattttctgtgctgttgtgCAGTTGTACGCACAGCATGACCAATGGCTCAGAGCCTGTCCTTGCTAATAAGTGATGGGAAGATTATAGTTTGCTCTTGGCAACTCAGAAAATTCTAAGGGCATTTTCTCATTCACTACAGTAACCCAAATATTGATTTTATCAGTTTCCTACACACAAACCTATGTAAATCATACCTGTTCAAGATGGAGTATCTGCTTAAAGTACCAGCTGTCAGTACAGTTTTAATTCCAGTGCAGAAGCACCTTAATGGAGAGTAATACATTTCAAGAGCAATTTGTACAATGCAACTTCAGCAGAATCGTGCTGTTCAGACTATTCTTGCCTTTACAGACTTCAAGCCATGGAATGAAgacctttcttttccctttgtatcAAATTCAGGCaatttcataaaaaatgcaTCAAGCTGCAAGTCTTCACAATTGTCACTTCTCAGCATGAAAACTCACTGCCACCAAATCTGCTGACAAGCTGATTTCTACAGTATGCTGGATAGCAAAGACAGATCCTTTTGAAAGGAGGTCCAAGTAATGACTCACAATCCTGCATTCAGGTCCCATAATATCTTCCTACTCGAATGGGAGTCCTCAGATCAGAAACTAGttacatttcttatttaaaatacatgcacCAGCATTAGTGATACTAGAAGCTTATGTTCCCAGTATAACCTCCCATATTTCTGTGATAATCTTGTAATGTAACCTCAAAATAAACTTGATCTGGGCTCTGCTTCACAATTGAGCATAGAGCTCTTAATTAGTACGTAAATACAGTGTTTTCATTCActgttgctgcagcagcaaccAGCAGGAGAACATGACTGGCTCCAGCTCACGTTTCCCCAGCAGTCAAGACCTTTTATCCCCTGATGTCCTGGACTGCTGTGAGACATCTGCACGATGCCAAATTTGGAATGAAAAACTAGCCTGGTCTTCCAGAGATACTTTAGTGATAACAACATTTAGCACAGAAGTTTGCCTTTGTCCAAGATAGGTTTACTTACCTCTAGAACCCCTGCTACCTCCATCAGAGAAATGAGCTCTGTCTTAACACAGTACGTCAAGCGCTTGGTAAGTTCTGTCAGCAGGGCTTTATAAACCCAAAATTCCTCCAATTCCTGCAGAGACAAGAACAATTAAAAGTCAAAGACAGTAAAAAGACAGTAAAGAAAGACAGTAGGAAAACTCTTGTTTGCTATTCTTCCAGCTCGTTGCAAAGTTGCATTTAGCACTCCTCAGCTAAATCTGGGGTAGTTCTGAAGAATGAAGAATGCATTATTTCAatggagaaagaagcaaagaaccAGCCAAGGCCGGTCCTTTCTCCCAGTCACATTCTACAACCAGAAGACCTCACCTCACAAAGGCAAACTCATAAGATTTTCCATGAATTGCTCTTTATGACACTGATCAATGACATGTTCAGCAGGTATATTTGCATCTTTTGTCCATCAGGCTTACTGTTAATACAAGAAATATACATCATTGTACTGGCATGCTTTTCTTGACAGACAATGTACAGTTACGCACCAGAGAGGTGAAATGCAACATACGTATTAAGTTTAACATAAGAAAACTCCAGGGTTTGCAAAACCAATCAAGAGAAGATACTAGGAGATATTTAACACACTACCTCGCAGAAATGTAGAACACAAGAGGCAAATGAGGCAGCAGATGTAAGGAGATTCTGCACATAACCTCGGGACATGTTGAATTTCTCTGAGACGCTCCATATGTTGGTCTCTTTCAGTAGGGCATACAGGACAAATGACAGATAGAGCCTGTTTACAACAGCACTGTCCACattctagaaataaaacaagttaGAACTCAGTACCCATAGGAAGTTCACGACCTTCTGCTAACTCTTCAGGGATTAAGCCTTTACATCCCTGTTTCTTCACATCTCTAAAACAGGTATATGTTGGACCCAAATACATTAAACAGTATGAAAACCAACACGAGGTGAAAAAAGTTAATGAGTAAAAGAACAGTAATAATTCAATACTTTCAGGAAAGTACTCCATTTCTAAACAGGCAAATTACAAGACTACGCCATTGTCTTAGCTGTAAGAAACCTCCAGCCTACCTTTCTGATGGCTTGGCCAGAAGCCTTTTTTGTAATAAAGCTCTCAGGTACTCCCACCACATCTGCTACTTTTTGCTCTGCTGAACTTAGCTGGTTGAACTAAAGGAAGATTGACTACAGTCAAAATCATTTCTTCATAACAACTAATTAGAAGTTAAATGTTACAAATCACAACAGCTGTAGACAATGTATACGTGGTATATTTAGCTCTAAAAACTAGTTTGCATCACATTTGTCTAATACTCATCCCACCTGCGGGCAAATAGGtaattttgctttcccttctcctccacaAATGAGAAACTTTGATACTTTTTCACCTTTAACTCCACTGGTTTAAGGCTACATATACAGATGTGTTCAGCTGCTAACCTTCTGGTGTATGTATACAAAGGTTGTGTGCTTCTTATGAAGCATGTTACCGAAATCAGAAGCctgtttctgaaagtaaaacCATGCTTTTAAACAGCTGTATCTAACATTTGAATACTAGGCTGACCTCTCTGCAGTCAGACCTGCAGCTTCTTTACCTGTCAATTTCTTGAGTACCACACATTAACAAAGGCAGCGATACAGAATTTAGTGTCACCTCTAGTCTAGTACACTTTAGAGAAGATGAGTATTTGGATCTTACAGAGGCTGAAGGCATGCAATGCTAGAGTAAGATCTGTGTTTTTATGGTTTATGTAAGCATAGTAGTTTGTAGATAGGTACTGCCCATGGTGATGATCATTGCAGTTTTGATTGGTGCTAAGCATTAGACTCAGATGCAGAAGTAATGAGGATTAAGACTTAATATTCACTAGCAGATCTTACTCCCAAAATTAAGGACAAAATGACATAGCAACAGATGGTAAAGATGGCTCACTTAACTACAGTTTCCTTGCAGGACATGGGTAATTAGATTATAGGTAATTCTTGTCCCAGATCAATCATCCTGCTCATGGCAAGGCTAGCATCAAGGTTACAGTCAGGGTTTTGAGTACTGGAAAACGAAGAGATATTTCATGCAGCAGTTTCTCACAATGAGGGCGAAATATTGATGCAGAAGACAAATTAGGTTCTTGAGGTAAAGAAAAGCACTTCTGCCCCATGACTGAAAACATGAACATATTTACCTTTTCATCAAAGCATTATTGTACTAATTACATTCTGTATGTATAAACACACTCAAATCCACTAAGCAGCATTAGTATATGCCCTGATCCAGGTTTGAAATGCAAATCTCACCTGCCTCAAGTATATCATCCAGTCTGGGCTACAGTTGGAAACCACATCATATGGAGTAGCCAGATAGAGAAGATGAAGACTGCTCTCAAGAACCAGCCCTTCCAAGCCTTTCCTGAGTTCTTTGTAAAGAAGATTGCAGTACGACACATCTATAGAccctaaaataaacaaacagtgCATGGCAATTTTAGGAAAGGCTACACAGTTAAGTGCAATAGGTTCTCACATGACGTCACCGTTTCGTTTTTCTACAAAAGTTTGTTGGCAGCACAATCTTAatccaagagaaaaatgtagCCCAAATAATTGCTGTATTCTATAATTATTGGTGAAAAGGAACTGCAAAAAGTCTGCAATCACTGACTTCCACATACAGaagtttcttaaaaagaagataATTCAAATGTTCcaaaagcacacaaaatatAAGTTTTACAGATTGAAGCTGTCTCTCAGTTTTATACAACTGCTTTCCTTGCCCTAAATCTTCATGCTGTGAGATAAAATAATCATACTTTCTGGTATACTTTTTGCATTAGATTTGGACCATGTGTAATATACTTCCTTTCCCCATTAATCTCCTTCTAGACTAAAAAATAACACTGCTCACAATGCCTACTTGTAAAAATGAGATTGTGAATAATTTTCATTGCAAACACTGAATCAAATTAAGTCATTAATCTTAATACAGTTCTGGTTTGACTCTCCTTGTGATTTATGTTGTTAAAATTCATTCCCGTAATGTTCAGTCACATAATGCTTACTCATTCTTAATTTGAGTCCAACATATTATTTAGTAACTAAACTAGCACTGtgcaagcttttttttaattgccttctcaaagagaagagagaaaaccaCATCAAATGGAGCTAAGATTGAGATGAAAAGGTTTCTcgaagaaaaaaattaatcttacCTTTATATGTAGCTTTACCCAACTGAGTGATTGTTAGTGTACTTTTTGAATTTTGAtccttttccattatttttccttttaagagtCCCTTTTCTATTAGATTTTCTAGTTCATCTCTAATGATCTCTGAGAGGCTCTTCTCTtttgacagcagctgctgctgaacaccCAGCAATGTATGGCACATAAAATCGTACACTTCCTCTTGGGTAACTGCAATCTGTGTAAGATTTGGAAGTGATTAGCACGTCTAAATGTTCCATCGCACAAAAAAGCACGCTATTCAAAACAATTGCTCAGTAGGACCACCATTTAAGTTGTCTATAGAGAGCTACATGACAAATAGAATAGACAGTTGATCACTGATCTGATGGGACAGCACGTCCATCCGTTTATTATCCTGGCTATCCTATTCTGTTAATTTGACTGTTGCCAGTTTTTATTGTTAGACTCTAGCATCACAAATGGAAGTATTAAAAACACTGGAGAAGACAGACATAACTTTGTCCTCGTCCACACTGGAGAAGTGTCATGTCGTGTCATTACTTTTTaagtgagaaaaatattcacagcTTTGCACTTCTCATCTGTAGGGACGCTGTGTTGATCTTTGCTAAGTGCAACTGTTGAAAATATCTGGTTTTCCCACAGAATCAAACAATACGATGTTTATTGCATCCCCCAAACACTTAAACTGCTTATAACACTTAACTAATACCTTCAGTCCAACCAATGATAGCAACAGGTACTGCATTCCCTTGGTGGACTCTGGCAGAAGATTGCTGTAACAATTCTCCAAAGGACTGGTAATTAAATCTCGAACCTAAAAAAAGTCCCAAGAAATATACTGCTACAGAGAAAGCATTTACGTAATAGTTTTAAACTGTCCTGAAGTACTGGTACTCATGATTCTGCTTATAAACAAAGTATCTGTAGACATCTAGCATTTATAGCTAATGCGTGAAAGCAAACCACATATGACCAAAGCAATTATTGGGTATTACATAAGACAATTACTTAGAGCAGAAATTCTACAGAGATTAGGCTAAGGAGCTCATCTAGTCCTCTTCATCTCACCAACTTAATCCAATGATTTAAACCACCAACAGCTTCATACAAGTTACcaaatgtttgtctttttcctgCACTACGAGAATACTTTCACCAGCATTGTCAATACCAGCTCGACCAGCTCTGCCAATCATCTGTTCATATTGATTCTTCTTCAGGAACTCATTAGCAACATAAGGGGCTCTTAAAATCaccctgtaaaaaaaaaaacattggtAAGTTGTGCTTCATGTTAAAATTACTATAGCTGCaatatcttaaaaatacattctctgGATATGCTTCATGCTTTGCAACTAAGCTAAGCAAAATGAAGTGTACTTGTTTCAAAACAAGCGTTCAACAAAACACCTAAGCTTGAAGTTTGAACCGTAATCCATTTTAATTACTTGCTGCAGAGCCTTTGTATCTAGTCAAACACAAGCAACATTGTGTGTTGGACATTGTGTGGTTGGTTTGGTGTTGGGCTTGATCtctgtaggtcccttccaaacactacaattctgtgattctgtgaacactGACCCTAAGCCAGGGATGCTGAAAACAGACCACACTTCTCTGTATGAGAGTAAAGTTCTCTCCCCTCAGATGTGTTATTCAAACATAGACAAACAGAACTGGATTCTTAGCAAACAATCTTTGGTCTTAAAGACCATGGCAAGCCATACCATCAATACCTGTGTAACAAATGTTAACATCTTCTTCTGGtaaaacatatttaaacattatctccttatataataattattttaggaTTTAAACATTATTCTTgggaaagcatttaaaaagcatCATAACCTGCTTATTATTACTGAATATTGAAGAAATTCTCAATATAGTAAAAATTCCTTCATCCATTCAGGAAAGTGTTCCTCAATTATGCATTCTGAGAGACTTGCTACTGATCCATTTCTCCTAGGTGATAACTTTGGAGTTTTAATTCTGTCCTGAGCTGAATGTGTTAAATTACTTCCTCCTGAAATTTCCAAGTAACAGCTGAAAGATATTTAAGAGCTCCGATATTTCCAGTTTAAGgcttattatttaaaatgcaagaatGAAACAATGTAATATCTTTGGGTAACTAACCTTCTAGCTGGCAAGTTGACTCCAGCAGCTAATGTAGCTGTGCAAGCAAGAAGACACAGGACACCTCTAGAGTATGCTTCCTCTATACTCctcctttcttcatttgtaaGGCCACTGTGGTGATAGGCAACACCAAAAGGAATTGTTTGCCTCAGAACAGGACAGATGCTTCCATTTCCAATATCCTTTAAGTTCTTAATGAGgtcctgtttctctttctccctgtgAGCTCTGAACTCTctttgagaacaaaaaaaacattccttgaGATTTTGATCAATTAATAATCGCTTAGAAAATTTAAGGCAGACATAACATATCTTTTATATTCCTGTTCATTATCCATTCCTGTAACTAAATATGTGAGTTTGGATAAAGAATTGTTTCTGATAACTTTCAAACAGTAATTTACAAGTAGAGAGTGAAGTCACCCacaactgatttttctttgttgtttggAAGCATGGGTACAGAAGGCACCAAATATTGATTAGGTGTGTATCAGGTGCACTGAAGACAAGAGGGAGGGTCAATATCAGCTTATAGCAAAGCTTATGGACATGAAAATTGGTTCCAATTGGTTTGGTGGCAGGGAAATTTGACtaataaatgtaatttcttcCTACATACTATTTAAGCTTTGCTAGACTATTATTTTATCAAATCAGACTTCTATCAAGTCAAACAAAtctcaatttcttttgcaaatgaagCCCAGTTTAGAGTTTACGTCCTGTAAGTATAGAATATTTGATACTTACATATTCAGCTAATGATATACATGACCAAATACAGGGCTATAGAGAAAATGCCTTTAAGTAGCTTGTGGAGATAAGTGCTTTCCCTTTCTTattatactttttaaattacttgTCATCTATTTATCAAATTTGCTGAAAAAAGTTAGTAAAACAGTTTACTAATAAGCCTTGAGCAGTTTTCTATAATATATCCAGTTAATAGCTTCACACAATTCTATGTATTCAAAGCACACCTCATCACCCAGGAAAGCCACTACCATACTAGTTAAGATAAATCCCAAGTTCCAGCCAATAATTCcatacataataaaaaaaatcaggaaataaaacatacttGTTCAGATACTTGCAAACCATTGTAGCCACATTTTCACAGTTCTTTTTAGTGGGACAAAAGATTAGGCAGGAATATTTTGGAATAACTTCAGTAACCAGTGCAACGATGTGGTCAGGATCTGCTTTCTCCAGACTACTAGAATACTATCAACAGAttgacaaacatttttttaaatgcagaatttaaTTCTTAAAGTCAGCAAGTACTCAGTACCTGTTCTCTGCCTTCACTAGGGTATTCTCCATTTACATTAAGGTGACATAAAAAACAAGAATCTGTAGCATGAACTTCTCCCAGTTGAGCACTTCAGTTTACCAAAAGATCCACCTCAATATAGCtatataaaaatcaaatgctcttctttctcctccctaATATCTTTATCCATAGTGTCACAGTAGCAATGTTACTTGTGCTAGTGGCAGCATACCATCACCCACCTCTCTTAACATTGAAGTGAATCCAAATAAGGCAGTAATAAGCTTACAACGATGAACCTATCTTCTATTATTTGAGTGATAAGCAGCTAAGAAAATCTATATCCAAAGACTTGCAGCATTTAGTTCTCTGGAATTTTCAAGCCCTTTACTACTTACATGGGAGAACGctgaacaaaaaccaaaccctaCCTTCTACTTCATGAGCAGTAAAAATGTTAAAACGTAGTCAAATATCTGATATTTTAAAGGATGTTTTCCTCCCCTAAGTCTACTATTGTCTTTGCTATATGTATGACAAGTCAACTatgttatttcttctgtgaaagcACTGTAAAGAAATCAACGAATAAGAACGTTTTATAAACATAGTTCAAAGGAGTTTAGATCTTACCTTGAAATTAAGGACACGTGAAAAAGTAAAGCCATTGTCTGCTTTGCTGTCAACTTCGTAAATTGTATCTCTTATCTTTATGTATTCCTTTAACTCTACCTAGATTGATTTAAGCCACAAACAAACAGTAGTCAAATTACCAAGATTAAGCCATTAATGATATgtggctgtttttttaaataagcataaTGCTTCACataaatgcatgcatttttaaaatactggatCTAATTATCTGCTCTGACAAAATAAACATCTAATTAGCTAAGAATACACATCAGTGTTCATAAACAGTTCTCACCATCAAAGACCACTAGCTCAGATTCCACATGTATCAAGGGAGCAGTAATGATTCATCACTAATTTAGAAATGTAAGCGTATGTATGTACACAATACGCTGCGTGGCAAATCatgaaacaagttttttttaGTACAACTGCAAGCCTTAGCATGCatattgctttaatttttaaaacactgtgaaagcaaacacaaagcCCGTGTTTAAAATCTGAACAGGGCAGCTATAATTTTAAAGCCAGAacaatatttactgttttacaATATTTTGTGTACATACCGGTCTGAAATTTTTCGTATAGTACTCTGCTTGCAGGAACTTTTGCAGGTCTCCAACATTATTTAAAGTTGCACTCATTCCAACAAtgtgtgtattttctgtaaaacacaagTTGAAACGAGCTTATTTCCATGCTCACCATTTTAAACACTTTGCTCAGTATTTAACTCATAAGCCTGCTTATTCATTATTAGTATTTAAGCACCAAATTGGCAGGTTTCAGGGGGATATAGCTAAGAAATATTACCTGAGATGTAAACATAAAAAAGGAATCCTTCTCTATAGAGACATTTAATTGCAATGGCTAAGGGGCTCCTACGAAGAAATGGAAGATGTTTGACAACGCTCAGGATTACTCAGAGAAGTATCAAAAAAGCTTCAAGAACACTCAGCCCATCCTTATGGGGTAAAATAACTCACACAATCAAAGCAGTAAACACTGTTAGGTCATGGACAcaacacatttttcaaaagcagccaagATGATATAAATCTAGAAAGCAAAGCCAAGACTTCACTCCACAGATGACCATTGTACAATATTTGAGCAACTGACTTACTACTAGCATAAAGTATTTTTGCAAGAGTCATTTCCAGCGTTGCTCCACGACTTCCCTCACCAATCATATGCAACTGCAgaccagaagagaaaacaacaaagtatCATTACTGGGCTACAAATATTCCCACAAAGAGAACTGTATATTTCTAAGTAATTTTGAGTGGAGTGTTTGTCAACACTCCACCTCGAGATCCAGTTGACTTCCTAAGCTTCTTCCTTAAGTATTACCTTAATTAATGTGTATTTAAGAACCACAGGACAAAAGATCCAAGAGTACAAGCAACTAAAATTTGCATTCAATTTAATTAGATCACAAGTATAATGGAAATGATATCTCCTGCAAGTACAGAATTGGCACAGAAATGAAGCAACCTAAACATATTTTGTtcaacttatttttaagaaacactTGTTAGGGAACCTaaacaaatctctttttttaGCAGGCAAGTGCTACAGAAAAATCCTAACTTATTTATTAAGCCTTTTTACATTTAGAGAAGTTGTGTTTAAATAAAGTCAGCCTGAAGCATTCCAAGAACTGAACACCCATTTTACATGTTACACATGTAACCCAACTCCACAATTAACATTTAACAGTATAACTCAGTCACACTACTAAAAAGCAGAGTAACAGGTAATTCTCAGTGAAATGtgactttattttcctttcagtataCCAGCCTTCAAATCCCAGGGTACCACACTCAGGCACACAACATGCAAATTCTATACACATTCTATACAACTCAAAatcacttcttattttttgttactttgtaGAGCCAAACTGAGAAACAGTTGATTTACAATTAACCACTAACACGGTAGGTATGTTAACACAGTCTACTGTCCTGACAAAGAATACTTCTGttgattaataaaaataacactgatCACAGTGTGCATTGGTTACAGATCAGTTTTCTCATCCCAAAGTATCAATGCAGTAATGAAGTTATACTATTCGTGACACAGTAAGCCCTGGAAACGAAACCAATAAAATTAACTAAAGATATTTATGGAAAATCTTGTGACCTACCTCATCTACTACAACAAGACCAAGGTCATCGATTCTATCTGTTTCAATCAATGAATTCACAAGAGCATGCCCTTTTTCTATGGTAGCAATGTAAAGTGACTTTTTTACTCTCCTCTTGATGGGTGGAAATCTTCCCTTACTTCCTGCATATTCTTCAACCAGGAAACCTAATTCTATCCCAAAGCTTGATAAACCCCAAACCTATAAGAAAAACAACTAATGtcagtttgaaaacaaactCATGCTCATTCTGAATGTCAGACCTGTCTCAGCTACTCGCCACGCATGTAACCTACCCACATCTAAATCAACAGcgtaaggaaaacaaaacattaactATGACTACTTTCCCcagctgaaaaagcaaaagcgTTCATAAACTTTGTCAAGGGTGGTTTAACTGTTCTTTAACTTCATTTTGATTTAGTCAGAgtagtatttgtttttattacaatGGTACTCTTCCAGAagcaaaatacactgaaataagaacaaaaatacaggTGACACTGCAGAACACTATCATTTCAAGAATCTCCACGTTTCTTGTAACTCAGCATACTGAAGTGACAACCACAATATTCTGTTAGAATAAGAAATGAGTCTCAGAGCAGCTCTTAAAAGCAAAGCACCTCATTTcccaaaatgttttcatgaaaaatacagttactGAACGTTACTGCTAAAACCAGCCATATAACAAGGCATACTGCAGAAGATGCACAATACCAGAAACAGTTTTTCCAGA of the Numida meleagris isolate 19003 breed g44 Domestic line chromosome 4, NumMel1.0, whole genome shotgun sequence genome contains:
- the HELQ gene encoding helicase POLQ-like isoform X1; the protein is MAEPALVVRRRSRRLGSAGKRSRTPARPGAACSPLSRKRLSSGGEGAPAEPPCNNDSEEDMFGDYSSFHESDSLLAQVLDAERQHPQEKDVDMKAAAEFAHGNLQSEMDQNKQGHFHITEDSGVHKVDEDYGFQINKNDPGDTNEDLSDSVLDELPSSQLLYLEKMGELSSRSQRSAGTEKMDKCKSSSLDKIGSQSSPCPNSEHKNRSTKCSKSSKPDSCKSVSLKDHLKSAMTGNAKAQTPKISKTKQLKEAVLSEEIFVARETLGSSSFDIGPFYGLPSKVKHLLRQFRGIETLYEWQHDCLTLKSLQQRKNLIYSLPTSGGKTLVAEILILQELLCRQKDVLMILPYVAIVQEKVWGLSSFGIELGFLVEEYAGSKGRFPPIKRRVKKSLYIATIEKGHALVNSLIETDRIDDLGLVVVDELHMIGEGSRGATLEMTLAKILYASKNTHIVGMSATLNNVGDLQKFLQAEYYTKNFRPVELKEYIKIRDTIYEVDSKADNGFTFSRVLNFKYSSSLEKADPDHIVALVTEVIPKYSCLIFCPTKKNCENVATMVCKYLNKEFRAHREKEKQDLIKNLKDIGNGSICPVLRQTIPFGVAYHHSGLTNEERRSIEEAYSRGVLCLLACTATLAAGVNLPARRVILRAPYVANEFLKKNQYEQMIGRAGRAGIDNAGESILVVQEKDKHLVRDLITSPLENCYSNLLPESTKGMQYLLLSLVGLKIAVTQEEVYDFMCHTLLGVQQQLLSKEKSLSEIIRDELENLIEKGLLKGKIMEKDQNSKSTLTITQLGKATYKGSIDVSYCNLLYKELRKGLEGLVLESSLHLLYLATPYDVVSNCSPDWMIYLRQFNQLSSAEQKVADVVGVPESFITKKASGQAIRKNVDSAVVNRLYLSFVLYALLKETNIWSVSEKFNMSRGYVQNLLTSAASFASCVLHFCEELEEFWVYKALLTELTKRLTYCVKTELISLMEVAGVLEARAKQLYNAGFKTLVHLANANPETLVKMIEHLSRRQAKQMVLSAKMLLTEKAEALQEEVDELLKVPTDIP
- the HELQ gene encoding helicase POLQ-like isoform X4, translated to MAEPALVVRRRSRRLGSAGKRSRTPARPGAACSPLSRKRLSSGGEGAPAEPPCNNDSEEDMFGDYSSFHESDSLLAQVLDAERQHPQEKDVDMKAAAEFAHGNLQSEMDQNKQGHFHITEDSGVHKVDEDYGFQINKNDPGDTNEDLSDSVLDELPSSQLLYLEKMGELSSRSQRSAGTEKMDKCKSSSLDKIGSQSSPCPNSEHKNRSTKCSKSSKPDSCKSVSLKDHLKSAMTGNAKAQTPKISKTKQLKEAVLSEEIFVARETLGSSSFDIGPFYGLPSKVKHLLRQFRGIETLYEWQHDCLTLKSLQQRKNLIYSLPTSGGKTLVAEILILQELLCRQKDVLMILPYVAIVQEKVWGLSSFGIELGFLVEEYAGSKGRFPPIKRRVKKSLYIATIEKGHALVNSLIETDRIDDLGLVVVDELHMIGEGSRGATLEMTLAKILYASKNTHIVGMSATLNNVGDLQKFLQAEYYTKNFRPVELKEYIKIRDTIYEVDSKADNGFTFSRVLNFKYSSSLEKADPDHIVALVTEVIPKYSCLIFCPTKKNCENVATMVCKYLNKEFRAHREKEKQDLIKNLKDIGNGSICPVLRQTIPFGVAYHHSGLTNEERRSIEEAYSRGVLCLLACTATLAAGVNLPARRVILRAPYVANEFLKKNQYEQMIGRAGRAGIDNAGESILVVQEKDKHLVRDLITSPLENCYSNLLPESTKGMQYLLLSLVGLKIAVTQEEVYDFMCHTLLGVQQQLLSKEKSLSEIIRDELENLIEKGLLKGKIMEKDQNSKSTLTITQLGKATYKGSIDVSYCNLLYKELRKGLEGLVLESSLHLLYLATPYDVVSNCSPDWMIYLRQYSKP